A DNA window from Trichosurus vulpecula isolate mTriVul1 chromosome 2, mTriVul1.pri, whole genome shotgun sequence contains the following coding sequences:
- the IFNL3 gene encoding interferon lambda-3, whose product MTTLKTLVLMFSVLMSAVISRPLTPTPTHLPTRRSCQISQFTSLSPRELEAFKVAKDSYEKSMLQAERKCSSKFFHRNWDLWQLPLSDRPRVLKAELDLTLEVLKAMDNPDLERVLAQPLQTLSYINQEIQSCVTPLPSRGHKLPSRLKHWLHRLRISGVPRGFHHAQPLPTPDPRSPVCGLWGTLSMIQA is encoded by the exons ATGACCACTCTCAAGACTCTTGTGCTGATGTTTTCTGTCCTGATGTCGGCGGTGATCTCGAGGCCCCTGACTCCGACTCCCACCCACCTTCCCACCCGGAGGAGCTGTCAAATCAGCCAATTCACATCTCTTTCCCCTCGGGAGCTGGAAGCCTTCAAGGTGGCCAAGGATTCCTAT GAGAAGTCCATGCTTCAGGCAGAGAGAAAATGCAGCTCCAAATTCTTCCACAGGAACTGGGACCTTTGGCAACTACCG CTGTCAGATCGTCCCAGAGTCTTAAAGGCTGAACTGGACTTGACTCTGGAAGTCTTGAAAGCCATGGATAATCCTGATCTAGAGAGAGTTTTGGCTCAACCCCTACAAACCCTCAGTTATATCAACCAGGAGATCCAAAGCTGT GTTACTCCCCTGCCCTCTAGAGGCCACAAACTTCCCAGCCGCCTGAAGCACTGGCTACACAGACTCA GAATCTCAGGGGTGCCTCGAGGTTTCCATCATGCTCAACCTCTTCCGACTCCTGAC